A genomic stretch from Pseudoliparis swirei isolate HS2019 ecotype Mariana Trench chromosome 18, NWPU_hadal_v1, whole genome shotgun sequence includes:
- the cdkn1a gene encoding cyclin-dependent kinase inhibitor 1 isoform X1: MCRTMDTHKPIRRTGTARRSIFGPVDREQLQMEYQAALRSDLEDACHRWGYDFLLDKPLENSHLQWEGLPDTTVPRFYRSCSLGLGHAEGQRAAEAAVKPKEGGRVGLPQRERETSPCSPERCPASQEDLEKTPGENTGLKRRQTNLTDFYQAKRRVVGMPRKSGE; the protein is encoded by the exons TGCAGAACGATGGATACTCACAAGCCGATCCGGAGGACCGGCACCGCTCGACGAAGCATATTCGGCCCAGTCGACAGAGAGCAGCTGCAGATGGAGTACCAAGCCGCCCTGCGGAGCGACCTGGAGGACGCTTGCCATCGATGGGGCTACGACTTCCTTTTGGATAAGCCTCTGGAGAACAGTCATCTCCAGTGGGAGGGCCTCCCAGACACCACGGTGCCACGGTTCTACAGATCCTGTAGCCTTGGTCTGGGACATGCCGAAGgtcagagggcagcagaggcaGCGGTTAAAcccaaggaaggaggaagggtcGGGCTgccacagagggagagggagaccaGCCCATGTTCGCCAGAGAGATGTCCAGCCAgccaggaggacctggagaagACACCAGGAGAGAACACAGGGCTGAAGAGGAGGCAGACCAACCTTACAG ATTTTTATCAGGCTAAAAGAAGAGTCGTTGGGATGCCACGCAAGTCCGGCGAATGA
- the cdkn1a gene encoding cyclin-dependent kinase inhibitor 1 isoform X2: MDTHKPIRRTGTARRSIFGPVDREQLQMEYQAALRSDLEDACHRWGYDFLLDKPLENSHLQWEGLPDTTVPRFYRSCSLGLGHAEGQRAAEAAVKPKEGGRVGLPQRERETSPCSPERCPASQEDLEKTPGENTGLKRRQTNLTDFYQAKRRVVGMPRKSGE, translated from the exons ATGGATACTCACAAGCCGATCCGGAGGACCGGCACCGCTCGACGAAGCATATTCGGCCCAGTCGACAGAGAGCAGCTGCAGATGGAGTACCAAGCCGCCCTGCGGAGCGACCTGGAGGACGCTTGCCATCGATGGGGCTACGACTTCCTTTTGGATAAGCCTCTGGAGAACAGTCATCTCCAGTGGGAGGGCCTCCCAGACACCACGGTGCCACGGTTCTACAGATCCTGTAGCCTTGGTCTGGGACATGCCGAAGgtcagagggcagcagaggcaGCGGTTAAAcccaaggaaggaggaagggtcGGGCTgccacagagggagagggagaccaGCCCATGTTCGCCAGAGAGATGTCCAGCCAgccaggaggacctggagaagACACCAGGAGAGAACACAGGGCTGAAGAGGAGGCAGACCAACCTTACAG ATTTTTATCAGGCTAAAAGAAGAGTCGTTGGGATGCCACGCAAGTCCGGCGAATGA